The Dunckerocampus dactyliophorus isolate RoL2022-P2 chromosome 16, RoL_Ddac_1.1, whole genome shotgun sequence nucleotide sequence ATCTGACCAGCGCGGTGATTCTTATCCTCGTGTCTCTGTTGTGTCTTGCAGCTGGATCCTCAGACGGTGCAGTCCAAGAACTGGCACATGGACGTCATCGAGATGAACGGGGTAAGATGACACAAGCATTTTTGTGTGGCTCACATCCTGTTTACAAGTTTATCTCTGGAAGTACGTTTACAATCACACTGCCAGCCAAGACAGGCGGGTGGTGGGGGCCATGTGTGGGTACTGCTCGGTGACACTGCTGGCTTTTTGGCTTCAGATCAAGGTGGAGTTCTCCATGAAGTTTACAAGTCGGGACCTGAGTTTGAAGAGGACGCCATCCAAAAAACAGAGTGGTGTGTTTGGAGTCAAAATCAACGTGGTGACAAAGTAAGTCAAAACAAAATATCCTTACCTGGGGTGTCCCGATACGACTTTTTCACTGCCAACACGATACTGATATTGCAGCCTCTGAGCATTGGCTGACACTGATATCAATCTTCATGCTGCTTTTGGTGATGCTGGTTCACATGCACGCTGAGATTGGTCGTATTCAACTTCCTCCGTtttgtgccaccacgggaaactcatgcataacaaattttgcactcagctgcaacgttgTTTTCAGACGTGAatgaaaaatacacacggcCGACATCAATCCTACTCTTTGCTGCTGTAGCACTTTAGCACTCTGATCACGTGGGCTGTGCTGGAGTGTTGAATGGACTGCTGGTATCAGAGTGCTTATAGCGGAGATTTCAGATGCAGGCCGATACAATccggttctgtttttttttttttggggggggggggtgttttttttgctgatattggaccGATATCGATATGGGATTGGGATACCCCTAATCCTTACCGTTGTAGTGACCTTTCTGCCATTCCAAAAGGCTAAAGGCTGGTGACCCCTTTTTGACGTGATGGTGATTGTTTGAATAATCCACCATCTGCACTGTGAAATCAAGGTCCAAAGTGCTTATTTTAaagcaggggggtccaaagtgcggcccacagcttgtgttttattggcctgtggtacgttgtagaaataaaattcaaccaaaaaaaaaaaaggaaaaatagagcaaaaatgcaaaatgtaaagagaagaagctgaaatgttgctactaataaggaaaaacaaaactaagCTACGTCTTAGCATGCAGTGTACACAAAGGCTTCTTGTAGCctttttacaagagtaaaaaatacataaagtgGCAgcttttcattttcagtatgcggccctcggaggaaaaagtttggacacccttgttttAAAGGGACTCcatccaaattacattttttttcaaccaaaaaaaaagtctacccccaccaccaccagctagcataCGTATGTTcccaataataatatttttcataGTTGAATTAAAGGGCGTCACGTGGATGAAGCTGTAGAATGAAGGTTtccaacatcatcatcatgtgtCCACACAAAAGCAGCCTCAGAGAGACGGTGTTGACGTTACACACGGatgctatacattcaatgatagctaacgttagcagctaaactttgccaaagtGCTATCATGAGCTGACAGCAAGTATGGTATGTGCACGTGTGCACATTGGAgtgttggcgccctctaggcagctggaggaatgTGCTGCATCCAGTCCCTTGAAGTCATATCAAGTCAGCCCTCGTTTAGAGCAGCTCATTGGTCCCACACTCGACTGCAATACATGAATTTCCACCACGTAGGATTCATTATTCATGAATGGCGTATGttggtagttatggcatagaaaacctgtttaccatcttctaaatatgctttttaacattattagagattcaagagattcaagattcaagagagttttattgtcatgtgcatagtacaacagcagttatactatgcaatgaaaatcttattctgttcattctcccaagaaaagaaagaaaacaaatgaaagaataaggacataagaaacataaacacataaacatatataccaataaattaagcaacaacaacagaagagacattaatacaagtaaataatacaaataaataaataaataaataaagtgctatgagtgtgtgcgtgtgttgcgtgcggcgtgtgcgagtgcttcgttgaggagcctgatggcctgtgggtaaaagctgtttgtcagccttgtggtcctggacttcaaactcctgtagcgtctgcctgacggtaggagtgtgaataatgagtgttgtggatgtgtgctgtccttgatgaggttgtgtgttctgcgtaggactctagttttataaatgtcttgcagtgaggggagggctgccccaacaatgttctgtgaggtcttgatcacccgctggagtgccttcctatcacgtgttgtacagttaccgtaccaaacagtgatggaggcggtaaggacactttccatagtgcatctgtagaagcaactcaggattgtggtggacatgccaaatttcctcagtcttctcaggaagtacagtctcctttgggacttcttcagaatttgttgggtgttgtgagaccaggtgaggtcctcgctgatgtgtgtgccaaggaacttgaaggttttcaccctctccacctcagtctcatcaataaacaggggtctatgcggctccttttcccttgttcttgggtcgatgatcatctctttagtcttatctgtattgagaaggagattgttatcacgacaccaagctatgaggtccgccacctctcttctgtatgatgtttcaacaccaccagtgatcagtccgatgactgtagtgtcatctgcaaatttaatgatgctggtgttgttctgggaggccacgcaatcgtaggtgaagagcgtgtagaggagtggactcagcacacacccctgtgggtgtcctctagacatgaagtagcacccctatagtcagctttacactcctcttacccaatatagtagacacaatcagAGAATAGAAGAcctattagacataaataacgtaacatagactcacacgttagcagctccttgctgtttttttctggacagcgtacttcctgcggtggccaGGCTGGTCTCATCGATGTATTTTAATGGCATCTTTACATGCCTATTACCCCAcgtggtagacataataagaggatataagccatttaagacgttcgtgtgtgtcacagtaaatgtgttccctagcggaCCTCAGGTgtgggcggacagatgtgtgtaggacaggaagtgacgtcagaggttcagagttgagcgtGGGTTATGTCCccagcagtagcccgtgttgttattgtgccttttgggAGATCATTGAAACTTGTAATGGATGTCTGTTGATCCATCCATTGAACCATAACAATGAATGCACCCGAAGAAAAAATAAGCACCTTTGACCTTGATTTGAGATATTTCATCCTGATTTTTGGTGCTGATATTGAAATGAGTACACTTGTTGTGTTACATCTGACCCCCCAGGCCGCAATTGTAACCTCCATCATGTGTTGACTGGAAGCATGACTGCTCCCCCTGGTGGTAGAAGGTGTAACACAGGCACGCACTGAGCTGACTAATAAGATGGGAATGTTTGCAGGCGGGAGCGCTCCAAGGTGCCTTACATCGTCCGCCAGTGCATTGAGGAAGTGGAAAAGAGGGGGATAGACGAGGTGGGAATCTACAGGATCTCAGGGGTGGCCACTGACATCCAGGCCCTCAAAGCGGCATTCGACACCAGTAAGGAACACACTTTCTCTCCTTTCCTCAGCGCCACACAAAACAAGTGGATCCAGGAGGCAAAATAAGTGAAGTGAATCCTCACCTGTAGCGTTTCTGATGGGAGGCTGAATAGCAGCTCAGTGAAGCTGAGATGCTATGAAGGTGGAACACAAGATGCTCCACTCATGTCTGtggatttaaaaaacagcaaaaaatcacataggaaataatggaaatagaagtaagtacaatttagagtcaccaatgaacctaacatgcacgtttttggaatgtggggggaggccggagtacccggagaaaacccacacacgcacgggttctggctgtgtggccaacatgctcccCACGAGGCCACGGAGTGGCCGCAAAGtcagattccttatttataaaaaggatattttcatagttatagcatagaaatcctgtttacaaccttttaaatatggtttTGAACATAATTAGAGGCCTCtcgacatgaagtaacacccctatagtcacttttacactcctattacccaatatagcagacataataagagaaaatgagataTATaagacagaaaacctgtttatgaccttctaaatatgctgttTAACAtaattacagccctctagacatgaaataacaccccatagtatAGTGTACTACTACGAATCATCATGTCTCTGAATGCCTTACGTTTGTATTtcagctcatttagccatttttaggtaGAAAATGCTAAACGATGTCTATTTCCTGACTAAAAATAGGCTGCATGAAACCACAAAGCAGCAGGATGTCTTAATGAGTATATTTCTGAAGAACCGTGAGTGTATTCTGCTTATCTCTGAAGTCAAACATGCTAAATGGACTGCGAGTGCTATTTTGCAGACCCAACGTTGCCCACACAAACCTCCAGTAGATCAGACCCCCCATGGTGTGTTTTCCCGTCATTTGGGAGCTCACCTGTGTGAGTCGTGTAGGAAAGCTGATGTCCTTCCCCCAGAGGAGCGAGCAGCTGGTTGGGAGTTGACTTTGTAACTGGGATTGGTTGTCCGTAGATACCAAAGACATCCTGGTGATGTTGAGCGACATGGACATCAACGCCATCGCGGGGACGCTGAAGCTGTACTTCAGGGAGCTGCCGGAGCCTCTGCTCACCGACCGTCTGTACCCCGCCTTCATGGAGGGAATAGGTGAGGCCGACGTTCACGTCCAAGCAGGAAGCGCCTGCCGGTCACAACTGCACGTGacgtgttttgtttctttttcccaCTTCTTCTTGGCAGCACTGTCCGACCCCGCAGCCAAGGAGAACTGCATGATGCACCTCCTGCGCTCCTTGCCGGACCCCAACCTCATGACCTTCCTGACTCTGCTGGAGCACCTGAAACGGTACGTTCACACGCATAATGGTGACTCCTCCTACTGCATTAATGGCACTCCAGCATCCATCAGTCATCTTTGACATTGGAAGTCACACCGGCCAAACACGCAcattgaagaagaaaaaaaacaaatataagtcgcactggactatgagttgcatttttgggggggaatttatttgataaaatcagagaccaagaagtACCTCGggggggtcttgttcacgagtgagggaaggctggaacgtgagatggacaggcggattggtgcggcggcTGCAGGggtgcggactctgcatcggcccgttgtggtgaagagggagctcagccctcaatttacccccccatctacgttcctaccctcacctgtggtaatgagctttgggtagtgacccaaaggacaagatggcgggtacaagtggccCAAATGagttctccgtagggtggca carries:
- the abr gene encoding active breakpoint cluster region-related protein isoform X5, encoding MTEILVSDVNLNSVCEHLEQQCCLEHNQHNRSSQPQTPVLKRHTNTGAKLWGHVRSKLLRQKLDPQTVQSKNWHMDVIEMNGIKVEFSMKFTSRDLSLKRTPSKKQSGVFGVKINVVTKRERSKVPYIVRQCIEEVEKRGIDEVGIYRISGVATDIQALKAAFDTNTKDILVMLSDMDINAIAGTLKLYFRELPEPLLTDRLYPAFMEGIALSDPAAKENCMMHLLRSLPDPNLMTFLTLLEHLKRVAEKEPLNKMSLHNLATVFGPTLLRPSESESTKGQHITAASDIWSHDVMAQVQVLLYYLQHPPISFAELKRNTLYFSTDV